The Salvia miltiorrhiza cultivar Shanhuang (shh) chromosome 1, IMPLAD_Smil_shh, whole genome shotgun sequence genome has a window encoding:
- the LOC131025677 gene encoding uncharacterized mitochondrial protein AtMg00310-like: protein MDKSAISFSFGVEETLKSNLAAQLGVRRENFQGKHLGIPCVVGKSKVEIFQILVDRTRKKAKDWKRRFLSGVGKVVLIQSVLQSIPTYLMSCFSVPEQICQQLNSLAASFCWGQKKDERRIHWKSWRKLCVPKNEGGKGFRDISLFNQAMLAKQTWRILQNGSTLLARSLKARYFPRTDILLASKAHNPSFVWRSLLAGRDLLMKGIVWKVGDGERIRIGKDCWILIRTSPAITGKL, encoded by the coding sequence ATGGATAAATCTGCCATCTCATTCAGTTTTGGAGTGGAGGAGACCCTCAAATCCAATTTGGCTGCACAACTTGGAGTGAGGCGTGAGAATTTTCAAGGCAAGCACCTGGGCATCCCTTGTGTTGTTGGAAAATCCAAAGTGGAGATATTTCAAATTCTGGTGGATCGCACACGGAAAAAGGCAAAGGATTGGAAGCGCCGTTTCCTATCCGGTGTGGGAAAGGTGGTGCTAATTCAATCGGTTCTCCAATCTATACCAACGTACTTGATGAGCTGTTTTTCCGTACCCGAGCAAATTTGTCAGCAACTTAACAGTTTAGCAGCGAGCTTTTGTTGGGGACAGAAGAAGGATGAAAGAAGGATACATTGGAAGAGCTGGAGAAAACTTTGTGTTCCCAAAAATGAAGGTGGGAAGGGATTCAGAGACATAAGCTTGTTCAACCAAGCAATGCTCGCAAAACAAACATGGCGGATACTACAAAATGGCTCGACTCTCCTGGCCCGTTCTTTAAAAGCAAGATACTTCCCTCGGACGGACATTCTCTTGGCTAGTAAAGCCCATAATCCCTCTTTTGTTTGGAGAAGCTTACTAGCGGGACGTGATCTTCTGATGAAAGGCATTGTGTGGAAAGTTGGTGATGGGGAAAGAATTCGCATTGGGAAAGATTGTTGGATTCTGATAAGAACTTCGCCGGCAATTACCGGAAAACTATGA